A genomic segment from Amycolatopsis camponoti encodes:
- a CDS encoding glycoside hydrolase family 127 protein, giving the protein MTTVLGTDPAGGRPVVPSRGDRRPLGLKEVTLTGGFWARRQETNAAETLAHCERWMEKLGWLANFDRVADGTTGPERPGWPFSDSEVYKLIEAMCWEHGRSGAPGLDESIRRLTARVGRAQDADGYLNTCFGHPGRPPRYRDLEDGHELYNTGHLLQAAVARLRTAGDGDLVDIARRAADHVCDVFATAGICGHPEIEAGLAEFGRALGESRYVEQARRFLDRRGHGTLRDIPLGRAYFQDDVPIREATTFRGHAVRALYLAAAAVDVAVELDDAPLLHAIERQWEHAVARRTYLTGGMGSRHQDEGFGEDWELPPDRAYCETCAGVASIMVSWRLHLATGDVRYADLMERTFYNIIATSPRSDGKAFFYANPLHQRAPGKPGDDATVSPRAEGGSRAAWFDVSCCPTNVARTLASWHTYLASAGERDLTLLQYAPSRVTTDLAGGRFAIEVATAYPDDGEVTIRVLSAPRDPVALRLRVPPWASGAVLDDGGERPVAPGLVTVDRVFTAGEALRLRLPLRPRFTWPGRRVDAVRGCVAVERGPLVLCAESLDLPGIRLDDVEVHPAGLTERDGRVLARARAVAGGERSWPYGSPGTSERGAAFELELVPYHRWAERGPTAMRVWLPVGETARGEGDRPE; this is encoded by the coding sequence GTGACCACCGTGCTCGGCACCGACCCGGCGGGCGGCCGTCCCGTCGTGCCCTCCCGCGGCGACCGGCGCCCGCTCGGCCTGAAGGAGGTCACGCTGACGGGCGGGTTCTGGGCGCGGCGGCAGGAGACGAACGCGGCCGAAACCCTCGCGCACTGCGAACGGTGGATGGAAAAGCTCGGCTGGCTCGCCAACTTCGACCGGGTCGCCGACGGCACGACCGGCCCGGAGCGGCCCGGGTGGCCGTTCTCGGACTCCGAGGTCTACAAGCTGATCGAGGCGATGTGCTGGGAGCACGGCCGATCCGGCGCGCCGGGGCTCGACGAGTCGATCCGCCGGCTCACCGCCCGCGTCGGCCGGGCCCAGGACGCCGACGGCTACCTGAACACGTGCTTCGGCCACCCCGGCCGGCCTCCCCGCTACCGCGACCTGGAGGACGGCCACGAGCTGTACAACACCGGCCACCTGCTGCAGGCCGCGGTCGCCCGGCTGCGGACCGCCGGGGACGGCGACCTCGTCGACATCGCCCGCCGCGCCGCCGACCACGTCTGCGACGTGTTCGCGACCGCCGGGATCTGCGGCCACCCGGAGATCGAGGCCGGGCTCGCGGAGTTCGGCCGGGCACTGGGCGAAAGCCGGTACGTCGAGCAGGCACGCCGGTTCCTCGACCGGCGCGGCCACGGGACCCTGCGCGACATCCCGCTGGGCCGGGCGTACTTCCAGGACGACGTCCCGATCCGGGAAGCCACGACGTTCCGGGGCCACGCGGTGCGCGCGCTCTACCTCGCCGCGGCCGCGGTGGACGTCGCCGTCGAGCTGGACGACGCACCGCTGCTCCACGCGATCGAACGGCAGTGGGAGCACGCCGTCGCGCGGCGCACGTACCTGACCGGCGGCATGGGCTCCCGGCACCAGGACGAGGGTTTCGGCGAGGACTGGGAACTGCCGCCGGACCGCGCGTACTGCGAGACCTGCGCGGGCGTCGCGTCGATCATGGTGTCGTGGCGGCTCCACCTGGCGACCGGCGACGTCCGGTACGCCGACCTGATGGAGCGCACGTTCTACAACATCATCGCGACGTCCCCGCGCTCCGACGGGAAGGCGTTCTTCTACGCCAACCCGCTCCACCAGCGGGCGCCCGGGAAACCGGGCGACGACGCGACCGTGAGCCCCCGCGCCGAGGGCGGGTCCCGCGCGGCGTGGTTCGACGTGTCGTGCTGCCCGACGAACGTGGCCCGCACGCTCGCGTCGTGGCACACCTACCTGGCCTCGGCCGGGGAACGTGACCTGACGCTGCTCCAGTACGCGCCGTCCCGCGTCACCACGGACCTGGCGGGCGGCCGGTTCGCGATCGAGGTCGCCACGGCGTACCCCGACGACGGCGAGGTGACGATCCGCGTGCTGTCGGCCCCCCGGGATCCGGTGGCCCTGCGGCTGCGCGTCCCGCCGTGGGCGTCCGGCGCGGTGCTCGACGACGGCGGCGAACGGCCGGTCGCACCCGGCCTGGTGACCGTGGACCGGGTGTTCACGGCGGGCGAGGCACTGCGGCTGCGCCTCCCGCTGCGTCCCCGGTTCACCTGGCCCGGCCGGCGCGTCGACGCGGTTCGCGGGTGCGTCGCCGTGGAGCGCGGGCCACTGGTGCTCTGCGCGGAGTCACTGGACCTGCCGGGCATCCGGCTCGACGACGTGGAGGTGCACCCGGCGGGCTTGACCGAACGCGACGGCCGGGTGCTGGCGCGGGCGCGTGCGGTGGCCGGTGGCGAACGTTCGTGGCCTTACGGGTCGCCGGGGACGTCCGAGAGGGGTGCGGCGTTCGAGCTGGAGCTCGTGCCGTACCACCGGTGGGCGGAGCGGGGGCCGACGGCGATGCGGGTTTGGCTGCCGGTCGGCGAAACCGCTCGCGGCGAGGGTGACCGGCCGGAGTGA
- a CDS encoding glycoside hydrolase family 31 protein, which yields MLFRSSGTALEVRHRHEVLTIEAWGHDSVRVRAAPHRIPAESHGALDRPPAAEPPVVKTSDRHAVFVHGELTVDVGFDTAAAYPEPLLTFTRTSTGAELLAERREHFWMPGARVFQGNRSGAYEIHQQFAAYPGEKLYGLGQRTHGRLDVKGLSLDLVQRNAEVCIPFVLSSRGYGLLWNSPAVGRVEFSENVTRWQAGQAREIDYWLTAAPSPAGILARYADATGHSPELPDWASGFWQCKLRYRDQEELLGVAREHHRRGLPMSVIVADYFHWTAMGDFRFDETEWPDVPGMVEELAGMGVKLMVSIWPTVSPLSEHFAEYRDRGLLVGSDQGVEFHQTIQDKGMAVPMPVAFYDPTNPETREFVWDVVRRNYLDQGIDVFWLDASEPELNPAQPGNLAFYAGPGAEVATIYPRDNARLFAEGMAAAGREPTVLLCRSAWAGAQKYGAAVWSGDIPATWQSLREQVRAGLGVALSGIPWWTTDIGGFHGGDAGDPAYRELMIRWFQYGVFCPLFRLHGDREPRTPTSYAQTGGPNEVWSYGDEAYEIISGLLHLRERLRPYIHEQMRAAARDGLPPMRPLFVDHPADPIAWEVDDQFLFGPDILVAPITGPGRRSRPVYLPAGCRWVDAATGETVDGGTTRDVAAPLDRIPVFTREGADLPWEPA from the coding sequence GTGCTCTTCCGTTCTTCCGGCACGGCTCTCGAGGTGCGGCACCGCCACGAGGTGCTCACGATCGAGGCGTGGGGTCACGACAGCGTCCGCGTCCGGGCCGCGCCCCACCGGATCCCGGCCGAAAGCCACGGCGCGCTCGACCGGCCGCCGGCCGCCGAGCCGCCGGTCGTCAAGACCTCGGACCGGCACGCCGTCTTCGTCCACGGCGAGCTGACCGTGGACGTCGGCTTCGACACCGCCGCCGCCTACCCGGAACCGCTGCTGACGTTCACGCGCACCAGCACCGGGGCGGAGCTGCTGGCGGAGCGCCGCGAACACTTCTGGATGCCGGGCGCGCGGGTCTTCCAGGGCAACCGGTCCGGCGCGTACGAGATCCACCAGCAGTTCGCGGCCTACCCGGGCGAAAAGCTGTACGGTCTCGGCCAGCGCACCCACGGGCGGCTGGACGTCAAGGGCCTGTCGCTGGACCTGGTGCAGCGCAACGCCGAGGTGTGCATCCCGTTCGTGCTGTCCAGCCGCGGCTACGGCCTGCTGTGGAACAGCCCGGCGGTCGGCCGGGTCGAGTTCTCCGAGAACGTCACCCGCTGGCAGGCCGGCCAGGCGCGGGAAATCGACTACTGGCTCACCGCCGCTCCGAGCCCCGCCGGGATCCTGGCGCGGTACGCGGACGCCACGGGTCACTCGCCCGAGCTGCCGGACTGGGCGAGCGGCTTCTGGCAGTGCAAGCTGCGCTACCGCGACCAGGAGGAGCTGCTCGGCGTGGCGCGCGAGCACCACCGGCGCGGCCTGCCGATGTCGGTGATCGTCGCCGACTACTTCCACTGGACGGCGATGGGCGACTTCCGGTTCGACGAGACCGAGTGGCCGGACGTGCCGGGCATGGTCGAGGAGCTGGCCGGGATGGGCGTCAAGCTCATGGTGTCGATCTGGCCGACCGTTTCGCCGTTGAGCGAGCACTTCGCCGAGTACCGGGATCGCGGCCTGCTCGTCGGTTCCGACCAGGGCGTGGAGTTCCACCAGACCATCCAGGACAAGGGCATGGCCGTGCCGATGCCGGTCGCGTTCTACGACCCGACCAACCCCGAGACGCGCGAGTTCGTCTGGGACGTCGTCCGGCGCAACTACCTGGACCAGGGCATCGACGTGTTCTGGCTCGACGCCAGCGAACCCGAGCTCAACCCGGCCCAGCCGGGGAACCTGGCCTTCTACGCCGGGCCGGGCGCCGAGGTCGCGACGATCTATCCGCGGGACAACGCCCGCCTGTTCGCCGAGGGCATGGCCGCGGCCGGGCGGGAACCGACGGTGCTGCTGTGCCGCTCGGCGTGGGCCGGGGCGCAGAAGTACGGCGCCGCGGTGTGGTCCGGCGACATCCCGGCGACGTGGCAGTCGCTGCGGGAGCAGGTCCGGGCCGGGCTCGGCGTCGCGCTCTCGGGAATCCCTTGGTGGACCACCGACATCGGCGGGTTCCACGGCGGCGACGCCGGTGACCCGGCCTACCGGGAGCTCATGATCCGCTGGTTCCAGTACGGCGTGTTCTGCCCGCTGTTCCGGCTGCACGGCGACCGCGAGCCCCGCACGCCGACGTCGTACGCGCAGACCGGCGGCCCCAACGAGGTGTGGTCCTACGGCGACGAGGCGTACGAGATCATCTCCGGGCTGCTGCACCTGCGGGAACGGCTGCGGCCCTACATCCACGAGCAGATGCGTGCCGCGGCGCGCGACGGCCTGCCGCCGATGCGGCCTCTGTTCGTCGACCACCCCGCCGACCCGATCGCCTGGGAGGTCGACGACCAGTTCCTGTTCGGCCCCGACATCCTCGTCGCCCCGATCACCGGACCCGGCCGGCGCTCGCGCCCGGTCTACCTGCCGGCCGGCTGCCGGTGGGTGGACGCCGCCACCGGGGAGACCGTCGACGGCGGGACGACCCGCGACGTCGCCGCGCCCCTCGACCGCATCCCCGTCTTCACCCGTGAAGGCGCCGACCTGCCCTGGGAGCCCGCGTGA
- a CDS encoding carbohydrate ABC transporter permease — translation MTRQRTWWKTALGVVLAALMLFPVYWMVNVSLTRTEDMRADPPHWYPKNPTLRGYANVVGDQFPALGTSLFVGLGCVVLTLVISAPAGFALAKLRVRGKGTLNFVLLVAQMIPSVVMAIGFYAIYVRLGWLNTVWGLIVADSTIAVPFGVLVFTTFMSGIAGELLQAARIDGAGTWRTFTSIVLPISRNAILTVSLFAFLWAWSDFIFASTLDRNGDMVPVTLGIYRYIGNNTTEWNSIMATAAVASVPAAILLIVAQRYVAGGVTAGAVKD, via the coding sequence ATGACCCGGCAACGCACCTGGTGGAAGACAGCCCTCGGCGTCGTCCTGGCCGCGCTGATGCTCTTCCCCGTCTACTGGATGGTCAACGTCTCGCTCACCAGGACCGAGGACATGCGCGCCGACCCGCCGCACTGGTACCCGAAGAACCCGACGCTGCGGGGGTACGCGAACGTCGTCGGCGACCAGTTCCCGGCGCTGGGCACGAGCCTGTTCGTCGGGCTCGGCTGCGTCGTGCTGACCCTGGTGATCTCGGCGCCGGCGGGGTTCGCGCTGGCCAAGCTGCGGGTGCGCGGCAAGGGCACGCTCAACTTCGTGCTGCTGGTCGCCCAGATGATCCCCAGTGTGGTGATGGCCATCGGGTTCTACGCGATCTACGTCCGGCTCGGCTGGCTCAACACGGTGTGGGGCCTGATCGTCGCCGACTCGACGATCGCGGTCCCGTTCGGTGTCCTCGTGTTCACCACGTTCATGTCCGGTATCGCGGGCGAGCTGCTGCAAGCGGCCAGGATCGACGGCGCCGGCACGTGGCGCACCTTCACGTCGATCGTGCTGCCGATCAGCCGCAACGCGATCCTGACGGTTTCGCTGTTCGCGTTCCTGTGGGCCTGGTCGGACTTCATCTTCGCGTCCACATTGGACCGCAACGGTGACATGGTCCCGGTGACGCTGGGGATCTACCGCTACATCGGCAACAACACGACCGAGTGGAACTCGATCATGGCGACGGCCGCGGTGGCGTCCGTGCCCGCCGCGATCCTGCTCATCGTCGCCCAACGGTACGTGGCGGGCGGGGTCACCGCCGGCGCGGTCAAGGACTAG
- a CDS encoding carbohydrate ABC transporter permease, which translates to MRANTNTAVAERRARAESAPAPATGKRRGRRPAQWASLGFLAPLAVYLAVFYAYPLIRNIDLSVHAYNARAFVLGNAKFVGFDNYTALFGSPAFGPAVRNTVVFTFGSIAAQYLIGLALAVFFRANFRLSGLLRALFLVPWLLPLIVSGSTWSWMLNSDTGIVNSVLRAFGIGEVNWLTSPDWALTSVLVANIWLGIPFNLVILYSGLQNIPEDLYEAASLDGANAWQQFWRVTVPMLRPVSAITLLLGLVYTLKVVDVIWIMTTGGPGNVSTTLAVWSYREAFGTGQPDFSPAAAIGNLLIVIALVFGFLYLHLQRRQERS; encoded by the coding sequence ATGCGTGCCAACACGAACACCGCGGTGGCCGAACGGCGGGCGCGGGCGGAGTCCGCGCCCGCCCCGGCCACCGGGAAGCGGCGGGGACGGCGCCCGGCGCAGTGGGCGTCGCTCGGCTTCCTCGCGCCACTGGCGGTCTACCTGGCGGTCTTCTACGCCTACCCGCTGATCCGGAACATCGACCTCAGCGTGCACGCCTACAACGCGAGAGCCTTCGTGCTGGGCAACGCGAAGTTCGTCGGCTTCGACAACTACACCGCCCTCTTCGGCTCACCGGCGTTCGGGCCCGCGGTGCGGAACACCGTGGTGTTCACCTTCGGGTCGATCGCCGCGCAGTACCTCATCGGGCTGGCGCTGGCCGTGTTCTTCCGGGCCAACTTCCGGCTGTCCGGGCTGCTGCGGGCGCTGTTCCTGGTGCCGTGGCTGCTGCCGCTGATCGTGTCGGGCTCGACGTGGTCGTGGATGCTCAACAGCGACACCGGCATCGTGAACTCCGTGCTGCGGGCGTTCGGCATCGGCGAGGTCAACTGGCTGACGTCACCGGACTGGGCCCTGACCTCGGTGCTCGTCGCGAACATCTGGCTCGGCATCCCGTTCAACCTGGTGATCCTCTACTCGGGGCTGCAGAACATCCCCGAAGACCTCTACGAAGCGGCCTCGCTGGACGGCGCGAACGCCTGGCAGCAGTTCTGGCGCGTCACGGTGCCGATGCTGCGGCCGGTCTCGGCGATCACCCTGCTGCTCGGCCTCGTCTACACCCTCAAGGTGGTGGACGTCATCTGGATCATGACCACCGGCGGTCCCGGGAACGTCTCGACGACCCTCGCCGTCTGGTCCTACCGGGAAGCGTTCGGCACCGGCCAGCCGGACTTCTCGCCCGCGGCGGCGATCGGGAACCTGCTCATCGTGATCGCGCTGGTCTTCGGGTTCCTCTACCTCCACCTGCAACGGCGTCAGGAGCGGTCATGA
- a CDS encoding sugar ABC transporter substrate-binding protein codes for MKRSSKSARTAIALGAAALCVTGLTACSSASDGGGGNAASGTYTWWDPYPQHEASSDWAKRVDSCGGQAGVTIKRTAYDTTALTNQALLAAQEGTSPDVILLDNPAVSTLAGTSMLTSMDEFGLDTTGIDQNLLAAGVVDGKAYGVPIGANTLAIYYNKAVLDAAGVDPASVKDWASLTAALQKVAAAGHKGITFAGIGTEEGSFQFLPWFWGAGADLKQLDSPAAVAALDLWTGWLKSGYAPNSVISNSQNTSWEEFLTGGFGFAVNGTWQVTSAAKAKFPTGVIQLPGRTGGVAPAPTGGEFLTVPVQKDNARYAVTKKIVECMTTPQGMVETANTFAYYVPPTKAGQDALLAQHPELKQWVEAVRHAKGRTSDNLGTKYPKISEPLWTAVQNALSGSKSPQDALSEAQKTASAAVR; via the coding sequence GTGAAGCGTTCATCGAAATCCGCTCGCACCGCGATCGCCCTCGGCGCCGCGGCCCTGTGCGTCACCGGCCTGACCGCGTGCTCGTCGGCGAGCGACGGCGGTGGCGGCAACGCCGCGAGCGGCACCTACACGTGGTGGGACCCCTACCCCCAGCACGAGGCGTCCTCGGACTGGGCCAAGCGCGTCGACTCGTGCGGCGGCCAGGCCGGGGTCACCATCAAGCGCACCGCCTACGACACCACCGCACTGACGAACCAGGCGCTGCTCGCCGCGCAGGAGGGCACGTCGCCGGACGTGATCCTGCTCGACAACCCCGCGGTGTCGACGCTCGCCGGCACCAGCATGCTGACCTCGATGGACGAGTTCGGCCTCGACACCACCGGGATCGACCAGAACCTGCTCGCCGCCGGCGTCGTCGACGGCAAGGCCTACGGCGTGCCCATCGGGGCCAACACCTTGGCGATCTACTACAACAAGGCCGTGCTGGACGCCGCCGGGGTCGATCCCGCGTCCGTCAAGGACTGGGCGAGCCTGACCGCGGCGCTGCAGAAGGTGGCGGCCGCCGGGCACAAGGGCATCACGTTCGCCGGGATCGGCACGGAGGAGGGCTCCTTCCAGTTCCTACCGTGGTTCTGGGGCGCCGGGGCCGACCTCAAGCAGCTCGACTCGCCGGCGGCGGTGGCCGCGCTCGACCTGTGGACCGGCTGGCTGAAGTCCGGGTACGCGCCGAACTCCGTCATCAGCAACTCCCAGAACACCTCCTGGGAGGAGTTCCTGACGGGCGGCTTCGGGTTCGCCGTCAACGGCACCTGGCAGGTGACCAGCGCCGCCAAGGCCAAGTTCCCCACCGGCGTCATCCAGCTCCCCGGCCGCACCGGCGGCGTCGCGCCCGCCCCGACCGGCGGCGAGTTCCTCACCGTGCCCGTGCAGAAGGACAACGCGCGCTACGCCGTCACGAAGAAGATCGTCGAGTGCATGACCACCCCGCAGGGCATGGTCGAGACGGCGAACACGTTCGCCTACTACGTCCCGCCGACGAAGGCCGGCCAGGACGCCTTGCTGGCCCAGCACCCCGAGCTGAAGCAGTGGGTCGAAGCCGTGCGCCACGCCAAGGGGCGCACGAGTGACAACCTCGGCACCAAGTACCCGAAGATCTCCGAACCGCTGTGGACCGCCGTGCAGAACGCGCTCAGTGGCTCGAAGTCCCCGCAGGACGCGCTGAGCGAAGCGCAGAAGACCGCGTCCGCCGCGGTCCGCTGA
- a CDS encoding LacI family DNA-binding transcriptional regulator, whose product MVTIGDIAKAAGVSRSTASYALSGKRAISDGVRRRVRELALELGYTPNAGAKALATSQTMVVGLLAQFFSDEFAPAMLQYMLGVSDTARALGYDTLLVTETDGAHALTRITGSRMVDGVVLLNVAQDDERVPILRSAPQPGALVGMPGDCSGVDVFDLDFEAAGRLMVEHMHAHGHRELILVSQPEHVVERGGAYVWRLQNAALREARERGIEIHAVFGASRQPEVRQDLHGLLDAHPAATGLLLNNEAAAAALPSVLTARGLRVPEDLSVIGRYSDEFARTFSLPFSSIESAPDRLGEQAVRQLVRRIESPQAREEPPVLRLLAPEFADRGSTGRPPLRP is encoded by the coding sequence TTGGTCACCATCGGCGACATCGCCAAGGCCGCGGGCGTCTCGCGCAGCACGGCGTCCTATGCCCTGTCCGGCAAGCGCGCGATCTCGGACGGCGTGCGCCGGCGGGTGCGGGAGCTGGCCCTGGAGCTCGGTTACACGCCGAACGCCGGGGCGAAGGCGCTCGCCACGTCCCAGACGATGGTCGTCGGCCTGCTCGCGCAGTTCTTCTCGGACGAGTTCGCGCCCGCCATGTTGCAGTACATGCTGGGCGTCTCGGACACGGCGCGCGCGCTGGGCTACGACACGCTGCTGGTGACCGAGACCGACGGGGCGCACGCGCTCACCCGGATCACCGGCTCCCGCATGGTCGACGGGGTCGTCCTGCTCAACGTCGCGCAGGACGACGAGCGGGTGCCGATCCTGCGGTCGGCTCCGCAACCCGGTGCCCTGGTGGGGATGCCCGGTGACTGCTCGGGCGTGGACGTGTTCGACCTCGACTTCGAGGCGGCCGGGCGCCTCATGGTCGAGCACATGCACGCCCACGGCCACCGCGAGCTGATCCTGGTGTCGCAGCCGGAGCACGTGGTGGAACGGGGCGGCGCCTACGTCTGGCGGCTCCAGAACGCGGCGCTGCGGGAGGCGCGGGAGCGCGGCATCGAGATCCACGCCGTGTTCGGCGCCTCCCGCCAGCCCGAGGTCAGGCAGGACCTGCACGGCCTCCTCGACGCCCACCCGGCGGCGACCGGCCTGCTGCTCAACAACGAGGCCGCCGCGGCGGCGCTGCCGTCGGTGCTGACCGCCCGCGGGCTGCGCGTGCCCGAGGACCTGTCGGTGATCGGCCGGTACTCCGACGAGTTCGCCCGTACCTTCTCGCTCCCCTTCTCGTCGATCGAAAGCGCGCCGGACCGGCTGGGCGAGCAGGCCGTGCGTCAGCTCGTGCGGCGGATCGAGTCGCCGCAGGCCCGCGAGGAGCCGCCGGTCCTGCGGCTCCTCGCCCCCGAGTTCGCCGACCGCGGCAGCACGGGCCGTCCCCCGCTCCGTCCCTAG